In Eublepharis macularius isolate TG4126 chromosome 4, MPM_Emac_v1.0, whole genome shotgun sequence, the following are encoded in one genomic region:
- the LOC129327090 gene encoding zinc finger protein 501-like, whose protein sequence is MLAEKTKQPEVEEYSGNQEVRKPREGNQTQNAGGDLHTIQIQQETKKEKGKNESPVCSKNVSSKLCCNVHQRIHTEGRTHIWSECGKAFDERTQLDRHQKIHTREKAFISLVHGKILSQKANNDYQRIHTGEKLYNCSDCNKGFSNKSGLLQHQRIHTRENQYIWMEQGENNNQSACLTSHQSINSGISDYGETIHDSFQPARYQINSTIEKSCKNRPSGKSHRWNAELTSHQTVHRGNRPYNCLDCGQNFCNASNLARHQRIHTGEKPYKCFECGKSFGQKTNLIRHQGIHTGAKPYQCSECGKSFRWKVQLISHQTVHTGESPYQCLDCGQNFSSSSNLTRHQRIHTVEKPYKHWEHETHFNQSTSLTSHENVHTGAKQYHLTEWGQSVNPSQDACAMLCPTQPQCSSTLSSMVNKHDKGQQHPSLDATQFVKLYFGGLLKSNPAT, encoded by the coding sequence ATGTTGGCAGAAAAAACCAAGCAGCCTGAGGTGGAAGAATATAGTGGGAATCAGGAAGTAAGGAAGCCACGAGAAGGAAACCAAACACAAAATGCAGGAGGAGACTTACACACTATCCAGATCCAACAAGAAAccaagaaggagaaaggaaagaatgAGTCCCCAGTATGTTCCAAAAATGTCAGCAGTAAATTGTGCTGTAATGTACACCAGAGAATTCACACTGAGGGGAGAACTCACATTTGGTCAGAATGTGGCAAAGCCTTTGATGAGAGAACACAACTTGATAGACATCAGAAAATCCACACAAGAGAGAAAGCATTTATCAGTTTGGTGCATGGAAAGATTCTCAGTCAGAAGGCAAACAATGACtaccaaagaatccacacaggggagaaactatATAATTGCTCAGACTGTAACAAAGGTTTCAGTAATAAATCAGGTTTGCTTCagcatcagagaatccacacaagAGAAAATCAATACATATGGATGGAGCAAGGAGAGAACAATAATCAGAGTGCATGCCTTACTTCACATCAATCAATCAACTCAGGAATCTCAGACTATGGTGAGACCATTCATGATTCATTCCAACCTGCAAGGTATCAAATAAATTCCACAATAGAGAAATCATGTAAAAACCGTCCGAGTGGAAAGAGCCATAGATGGAATGCAGAGCTTACTTCACATCAAACTGTTCACAGGGGAAACCGACCATACAACTGCTTGGACTGTGGTCAGAACTTTTGCAATGCATCAAACCTTGCTagacatcaaagaattcacacgggggagaaaccatataaatgcttcgagtgtgggaagagcttcggTCAGAAGACAAACCTTATTAGACACCAAGGAATCCACACTGGGGCAAAACCATATCAATGTtcggagtgtggaaagagtttcagatGGAAGGTGCAACTTATTTCACATCAAACAGTCCACACAGGAGAGAGTCCATACCAGTGCTTAGACTGTGGTCAGAACTTTAGTAGTTCATCAAACCTTACTAGgcatcaaagaatccatacagTGGAGAAGCCGTATAAACACTGGGAGCACGAAACACACTTCAACCAGAGCACAAGTCTTACCTCTCATGAAAATGTCCACACAGGAGCAAAGCAATATCATTTGACAGAGTGGGGACAGAGTGTCAATCCAAGCCAAGATGCTTGTGCCATGCTGTGTCCTACCCAGCCCCAGTGCTCAAGCACTCTCTCATCCATGGTCAACAAACATGACAAAGGACAGCAACACCCTTCACTGGATGCCACTCAGTTTGTGAAGCTTTACTTTGGCGGTCTTCTTAAAAGTAACCCTGCGACCTGA